One region of Miscanthus floridulus cultivar M001 chromosome 19, ASM1932011v1, whole genome shotgun sequence genomic DNA includes:
- the LOC136526796 gene encoding uncharacterized protein, which produces MAPAFGRSISFPLSPARSSSSSTTTKKQARHVRSISLPTCHAHLLLAHLHATTRAVRAWAATASADPCTTTSTPSAGLAHLDALHAALSELLVLPEPRAALTTATARAFSDRLLDGLLVLADAHGAFRETLVDLKRHAAEAQAAHRRRDAARLASAVRAQRSAEKDLARLASSARAAARLPLLPVTPAATSVAEVEVSGVLAEALAAAASASAAVFAALEAVSSAATAAAASASSKKPAATATLMSLVTWSSKATATSDEDRELAALEKMERLDECIAEMEAGNDKVFRSILHARVALLNIRTQTC; this is translated from the coding sequence ATGGCGCCCGCCTTCGGCCGCTCCATCTCCTTCCCGCTGAGCCCggcgcgctcctcctcctcctccaccaccaccaagaAACAGGCACGCCACGTGCGTTCCATCAGCCTCCCGACCTGCCATGCCCACCTGCTGCTCGCGCACCTCCACGCCACCACCCGCGCCGTCCGCGCCTGGGCCGCCACCGCCAGCGCCGACCCCTGTACCACCACCTCCACCCCGTCCGCGGGCCTCGCCCACCTCGACGCGCTCCACGCCGCGCTCTCCGAGCTCCTCGTCCTCCCGGAGCCCCGCGCCGCGCtgaccaccgccaccgccagagCCTTCTCGGACCGCCTCCTGGACGGCCTCCTGGTGCTCGCCGACGCGCACGGCGCGTTCCGGGAGACCCTCGTCGACCTGAAGCGCCACGCCGCCGAGGCCCAGGCCGCGCACCGTCGCCGCGACGCGGCGCGCCTCGCGTCGGCCGTCCGCGCCCAGCGTAGCGCCGAGAAGGACCTCGCCCGCCTCGCGTCctccgcgcgcgccgccgccagaCTCCCTCTACTCCCCGTGACGCCCGCGGCCACCAGCGTCGCCGAGGTCGAGGTGTCCGGGGTGCTCGCCGAGGCCCTGGCCGCCGCGGCGTCCGCGTCCGCGGCCGTGTTCGCCGCGCTCGAGGCCGTGTcgtccgccgccaccgccgccgccgcgtctgcttcctccaagaaaccggcggccacggcgacgcTCATGTCTCTGGTCACCTGGAGCAGCAAGGCCACGGCCACCTCCGACGAGGACAGGGAGCTGGCTGCGCTAGAGAAGATGGAGCGGCTTGACGAGTGCATCGCCGAGATGGAAGCCGGGAACGACAAGGTGTTCAGGAGCATCCTGCACGCCAGAGTTGCACTGCTCAACATTCGCACCCAGACATGCTGA